From a single Notolabrus celidotus isolate fNotCel1 chromosome 7, fNotCel1.pri, whole genome shotgun sequence genomic region:
- the ints12 gene encoding LOW QUALITY PROTEIN: integrator complex subunit 12 (The sequence of the model RefSeq protein was modified relative to this genomic sequence to represent the inferred CDS: inserted 1 base in 1 codon) — translation MAGPVSLELDPIFLKGLSYLHSKSKDSAEKLKALLDDSLSRGSDSSYRSLQKDIEVSKVSASKLSLSKQDSKSSSSSSSSSSSSSSSKSSSEKSKKEVEKRPAEKVRVELSDVDPPKKPRLEKQENRASPITVQTSKDLLPNINDYDETNADDFAMEMGLACVVCRQMTVTMGNQLVECQECHNLYHQDCHKPQVTDKEVNDPRLVWYCARCTRQMKRMAAKPAQKPSPASASSAPVVKDTLVKKTELKTKTDTTSTFQAFKRAEVKASATSANPSSSNSSSSASGLTGWAAFGAKTNPSLPASSKLGSSGPSGSHKTLAAPSAQKPAGLSGLAGAKSGLGGAKIPGSGNGNGSSQVPLKPPPPLTLGKQPLNRSGSGENQGKGSSSSGGGSPSGSQAGAGGNGGSNAGGNGNNXNGSKAAPGDKAPTSQESQLNAMKRLQLVKKKAAQKKLKK, via the exons ATGGCTGGACCTGTCAGTCTGGAGTTGGATCCCATCTTTTTGAAAGGCCTCAGTTATCTACACTCCAAGAGTAAAGACTCAGCCGAGAAGCTTAAAGCTTTACTAGATGATTCCCTCTCCAGAGGAAGTGACTCATCCTACCGTTCATTACAAAAA GATATAGAGGTTTCCAAGGTGTCTGCGTCAAAACTGAGCTTAAGTAAACAGGACTCCAAGTCGTCCTCCAGCTCCtcgtcctccagcagcagcagtagtagtagcaaaTCCAGCTCGGAAAAGAGCAAAAAAGAGGTGGAGAAGCGACCCGCTGAGAAG GTCAGGGTTGAGTTGAGTGACGTGGACCCTCCCAAAAAGCCTCGCTTGGAGAAACAGGAGAATCGTGCTTCCCCAATTACAGTTCAGACAAGCAAAGATCTCCTGCCAAACATTAACGACTACGATGAGACCAACGCTGATGACTTTGCCATGGAGATGGGTCTGGCATGTGTGGTTTGCAG ACAAATGACAGTGACTATGGGGAACCAACTGGTTGAGTGCCAGGAGTGCCATAATTTGTACCACCAGGACTGTCACAAGCCGCAGGTGACAGACAAAGAAGTAAATGATCCACGGCTGGTGTGGTATTGTGCCCGCTGCACGAGACAAATGAAACGCATG GCCGCGAAACCTGCACAGAAGccatcccctgcctctgcaTCATCAGCTCCAGTTGTAAAAGACACGCTGGTGAAAAAGACAGAGCTGAAAACTAAGACGGACACAACCAGCACCTTCCAAGCCTTCAAAAGAGCAGAAGTAAAG gcATCCGCAACGTCAGCCAACCCCAGCAGCAgcaactcctcctcctcagctagTGGGCTCACAGGCTGGGCTGCATTTGGTGCCAAGACGAACCCATCTCTCCCTGCCAGTTCCAAGTTAGGTTCCTCAGGCCCGAGTGGGAGTCACAAGACCTTGGCAGCTCCCTCTGCCCAGAAACCTGCTGGCCTGTCTGGGCTGGCAGGAGCCAAGTCCGGACTTGGAGGCGCAAAGATACCTGGGAGCGGAAACGGAAACGGCTCGAGCCAGGTGCCTCttaaacctcctcctcctctgactctcGGTAAGCAGCCGCTGAACCGCTCAGGGAGCGGGGAGAACCAAGGGAAAGGGTCGTCTTCGTCAGGGGGCGGCTCTCCCAGTGGCTCCCAAGCAGGGGCTGGGGGGAACGGAGGCAGCAACGCAGGAGGTAACGGGAACA GGAATGGGTCAAAGGCTGCACCGGGGGATAAAGCACCAACATCCCAAGAGTCCCAGCTGAACGCCATGAAACGGTTACAACTCGTGAAGAAGAAAGCAGCACAGAAGAAACTGAAGAAATAA